Genomic window (Chryseobacterium sp. H1D6B):
CAAGGTTGCAGGATTATTTGATATAGTTGTTGTAAACCTGTTGTTATATTACAAAATTATGATGAAATTCTCTGCGTATCAATCCCTAGATTTAGGGATGCAGATTTTAATACAGGTTCCATTCCTTACCGAAAGTTCAAATCTCCCGTGCATCTCTTCGGTTCGTTTTTTCATATTATGAATACCATTCCCTTTTTTTTCCTCAGGATTGAAACCGATTCCGTTGTCTTTGATTTCTAAAATGTATTCATCCCCAAAGATTTTGAAAATGATAAAAACTTCCGTCGATTTACTATATTTAGCTGCATTGTTTAAAGCTTCTTTCGTAATGAGCATCAGATTTTTCCTGGCTGTAATATCTGTGATTTCGGCATCAACGGCTTCGTCAATTGTGATGGAGTAATAAATATCTGTACTTCCAAGAATCTCATTGGCAAAGTTTCTGATTCTTGTGCTCAGGGTCATCAGCTCATCTTTTTTTGGTTTCAGGCTCCAGACGATTTCGCCTATATTTTCAGAAAGATTTTTAGACTGTTGCTGTATCTTGTTTAAAATAGATTTGGCTTCAGGCAAATCATTCTTTTCCAAAAATGCCGCAGCAACCGCCGAATTTATCTGTAAACTGCTCAGAGTAGCACCAATGTCATCGTGCAAATCGGCTGTAATTTTACCGCGTTGCATTTCCAGTGCGAGCTGCTGGTGGTAATAGTGTTTCTGTTTCATCAGTTTCCATCGGGTAAAAGCCAAAATAATACCTCCAATGATGCTGCCTCCTAAAAATGCCCAAAACCAGAAGGTCTGATAAAAAGCCTTTTTTATATGGATGAAAAGTTTTTTTTGTGGGGTAATGGTCTGACTGAATTTGTTGTAAATCCCAAATTCCAAATCATATTGGCCGGGAGAAAGACTGCTTAAAACCAAGGGGTTTTTATGGGTGACTGCTTTCCATTTGGCATCCAGATTTTTAAATCTGTACATTAATCTTTGTCGGTTTCCATTTTCCAAATCTTTTACGAGGGCTTTTATTGAGATGTTGTTTTCATCGTTCTCTAAGTTGATTTCTGTGATTTGGTTGATGCCTTTTTTAGTATTGAATCTGATGTTATTTACTTTAATTTCATCAAAATAAATTTCAGGTTTATAGAAATTTTCAAATTTTAAAGGAGGTTTGAAATAATTAAATCCATTGACGCCGCCAAAAAGCATAGTCCCGTCCCGTCCTTTATAGAAACTTCTGTTGTTGTAATCCCAATGCTGTATTCCATCGGTTTTATCATAATTGACGATGTGGAAATTTTTCTTGTCAATACTGCTCAACCCGTGCTGATGGCTGCACCAGACTGTTCCAGAATCATCGAGCAGAATTCCGTAAATATAGGTTCCCGACAAGCCGTTGTTACTATCAAAATGTTTAAGGACTTTAAATTTTTTATCCAAAAGAAAAACACCTTCATTGGTGCCAACCCAGTATTGATGCTTTTTTTCGTCTTCCTGGATGTAAAATGACTGAACACTGGGTAAAACCTTGCCCAGGACCTGAATGTTATTTTCCGAATTTATTTTTGCAAGAATCATATCATTATTCAGATAGCTTATCGCAATCCGGTTGTTGCTAAGGATATTGACCACAAAATTGGATTGATTGGGGAGACCCGTGATTTTTTCTAATTTTTCGTCCTGTATATTTACCCAAAAAACACCTTCACTGCTTGATAATATGGGTTTAAAACCTTGTGGAAAGGCAATGTTTTTAACAAAAAAATCAGGCTTTCTTATGATGATTTTATGGTTGCTTTTATCATCAGCCATTTTTATGACAGCTGTATCGTCATTGATTTTATAAGAGCACCAGTTTTCTTTTTTTAACTTATCAAAAAAAACGTTGATATTCATATAATTTCTGTTCTGCGAAAGTTTTAACTGATTGGTTTTAGCATTTAAGCTATATATACCCTGCACCACAAAATCTCCATTTTCAGCTTCAGAAATATTTCCAACTCCGGTGTCTTTAAATATATTTTTAAGTTCGTTTTGTATATCATTAGAGTTTTTCAGAAGAGTTCCTTTAAAATTTAGAATAATCTGTCCCTGCCCATCATCGCACATCCAAAGTCTTCCAATTCTGTCAAACGAGTAAGAAAAACTTCTTTGATAATCTTCTTTTAACACTTTAATTTTAGAAAAAGTCGTATTACAGAAATACAGTCCATTGTTTTCAGAGCGAAGCGCAATAAAGTTACTATATATGGAAATCATATTCACAGAAGATAGTTTTTTGTGATTGATTTCGTTAACTTCTTTGACTAATTTGTATTGATTATTTAAAACATAAATTCCTTTACTATAACCGATATAAAGCAATTTTGTGTCTTTGTTATGAGCGGCACAGTAAAAGACCTCATCATTCGAAATACCAAAAGGTAAACTGATTTTTTTTGTTTTGATATTGTATGTTAATACCTGATTTTTAGTAATAAAACAGATGTTTTGTCCTTCATCAATAAAAGGCATTTTTTGATAGACCGCCAAGCTGTTATTGTCATAAACGTGAATAGATTTTAATGGAGCTATTGGTAATTCAGCTTCCAGTTTTATCTTTTTCGTGGCCGTATTGTAGCTTAGAATCTGATAATCTAAATTGAAACACCAAATCTTATGGTCACTAAAACCAACGGGTATCACTGTTTTTTTCTTTGAAATATTCTTAGAGATATCAATTAACGTGAAAGCATCTTTTTTATAGTCATAAATGTATAATCCGCGGGTGGAACCAATATATAGGTTATTTTCATCTTCTGCAAATCCATAAGCCTGCTGAAGAGCGGGACAGTTTTCGAAATAATAATTGAGGTTGTAGACCTTTACAGAAGACCCGTCATAGCGGTTTAGTGCATCGTTTCCCGTAATCCACATAAATCCTTTCTTATCCTCATACCGGAAATAGTTGGAGCCTTGCGAAAGCCCGTCGTCCTGCGTTATTCTGCTTACCGAAAAATAATCAAAGCTTACCTGCGCCTTAATGGTGAGAAAAAGGAAAGTGAATAAAAAATAGGATAAAATTTTATAATTCCACAAATTTCAGGTTTTGCATATATTTTTTTAAATGTCTTTACCAAAAATAGAAAATTAATTGATTATTTGGAAATATTGGAGGTCAATTCACAAAATTCAGTAACATAAATAGCTGAGATTTAAAAAAAGTCTTGTATTAGTTGATGCGGTTTAAAGCGACATTTCAAGTGACCCTAAAACATTATTCGTGAAAATGATGTCGTAACATTCGATTTACAAAATGGTAACAAAGGTGTTAATACGGTAAACGTTAAAATAGCGTAACTTAATTAACAACCATCATATGGTATAGAGAGCAGATAATTATTTATCTGCTCTTTTTTTATTTTGATTTCAATAAAAGTTGTTTCCATAAAGTCATTGTTAAATATTCTCTTAAAGTAGTCGGTGTTCTGACCGTTAAAGTTTCCAGTTCATTACCTGCTACATCCCAATCACCCATCAGTAAGCTTAACTCCTTTTCCTTCAATTCTACTGATTTCTAAATCTCAAATCAAAGCTGAAAATGTCCTTAGGTTAGATTCCTTTTTTAATTAGGAAATCTATAGAGGCATCACCGAATTGTCCTGTTGCACGGGTACTAAAATCTTACTTATTCTATTATCTCTAGTTTGATATCATTTTTCGTAAATTTATACCTAAGAATATATATATATGTTCAGACACAAAGGCAAGGCACGTACCTACACCCACAATCTTAAGCTGGCTTCTATATTATCCACTGTTGCCGGAATTGTCAATATTGTTGGGGTATTAGCTGTTCATGTTTTAACGACCAACGTAACAGGCCATTTTGCATTTTTCTCTGAACAGTTGTTCTTGAAAAGTTATAGCGCTGCTCTTATTTATTTGTATTATATTTTAGTTTTCCTGCTCGGAGCATTTATATCTGGATTGATTGCCGAATCGTCAGCAAAACGGAGATCCCATATCTCATATAGCATTCCACTGATCATAGAAATATCCATTATGTTATCTATAAGCTTTTCTTCTTTTTTGTCTAATAGTGGAATTCAATCATTATCTATAGTTATATCTTCAGCCTTGCTTTTTGCGATGGGTTTACAAAATGCGTTGGTAACCAGAGTGTCACAATCCGTTGTAAGAACGACCCACCTGACCGGTTTATTTACAGATCTTGGTATGGATCTTTCCAAATTATTTTTCTTTAAGGAAAAATCAGAGTCTATAAAATTGAATAGAAGTATTTTTTTAAAATTGATCATTATTGGCTGTTTTTTTTTCGGAAGCATGCTGGGCGGATTCGGATATAGGTATTTTGAATTAAAGACACTCTTTATTCCCGTGTTCTTTTTATTGTTGGCATTATGGTACGATCGGATATTATTTCGTTTTTATACGCTGAAAAGAAAGTTCAAACATCTTGAATGAGCTCTATTGATCTGTCACAGGATTTATATTATAACAGCATTATATCTGTCCTTGTAAGTTCTATTTATAGAGAACACAAATCACATTTATGTTTCTGCTGTTTGGATATAGACGAGTCATAGCATCCACCGTTCTCGGAAAGACCACGAACTTTGATTTCACAAAAAAGACCATCGTCAAGGCCAATACAGTTTGACACTTGCGAACGGTCTGCAGGAAAATCGGGAGCGCAAAATAGAAAAAGCGACAATCCCAATGCAAAAACCTATCAGCTTGACCTTTCGATTGATCATCTAAACCTGTAAGCTTTTGAACACTGATCGATAATCATCTTTAAGAAGTTCTTCATTTAAATGATATTTTCCAAAATTTAAATAAGTAAAGAAATCTTCATTTTTAAAATCTGTAAAGGCTTTAGGGTAAAAATCCTCATTATCTAATATTTCAACAAGATCAAAATGTGTATCAAAATCAATGGTTGTATTAAAATGATTTTGATTACCATAAAACCATTCTACACGGATAGAGCCATTAATGATACTCCCGGCGAAACCAATATTATTTTCCTGACCAACATAAATGGTGGGACCAAATGCTATATTGCTTCTGTACTTATTCTTTGAGTCAAGCTTAAGGTATTCAGTAAATCCTTTTGTGACCTTATTGAAATATATTTTGATGTGAAAGTTATTGATTGATTCGAGACCTAAGATGAACAGTCTCAGTTGGGAAATATCAACATAATTTAAAAAATTGCTGGTCATTATTTTGCAGCCTGCATGTTTGGCAAAATAGCGATAAAGGTTCATCCTCGAAACTTTCCAATCGCTACCAAAGACCTCCTGATAACTGATTTGGTTTGTTGTTTCTATCATATTGTTGATCAGGTCGATCTTTTCAAAGAACAAAGTGTAGGCGGTATCCGCATCTCTTGTCTGATTGTTATTACAATCAATACAGATCACTTTTGGAAATTTGATCAGTTTATCTTTAGGCGAATTAAAAGGGTGTAAATTTTCACCATCATAGTAAATGGCATCAAATGACTTTCCGAATTGACGTCTGATATCCGATGCCTTGAATTTATGTTCTTCGGAATTCGCTTCATTATTTTCACATATCCAGCATTTCATCGTTTTTCATACTTTTTAATAAGTTTGATTCTTCCGTTTTAAATCTAAGATCTCTTTTATATTTGGAGGATATGACCCATTAAAATATTCATAGACCAGGGGATTTCGAGAAAAAAAATGGCTTGTCAGATCAACCCACTTTTCAGTAGATATCTCTCCATTGATCTTAAATAACTTTTTTGATCTTGATTTAATTTGCGAATGGTCTTTTCTGTTATAGTTCAGGTCAGAATCCCGTCTCCGGAAATATTCTTCTTCAGTATAGAAATGGAATGCCCCGTCAAAGTGTCTAAAGTTAAGGGTGTTCATATCAAATTCTGCATGGACATACCTGACAGGGAAATAAACGATGCCGTCTATCTTCACTTTGATGTTCTCACTTTTAAATTCCTCTGCCTGAAAAGTTTTGATTGTTTTTGAAAGAGCCCATTTGATATCAACAGAGTAGGTGTCTGCGAAGAAAAATGAAATTTCGGAATCGTCAAATTCAGGTGAAGGTCTCAATTTGACCAACTGGTCAGAGATGTTCTCTACATTTTGATCGAAGACAGAACCATACCACGTATCCAGTTCCAATTGGGCAGAATCTTTTGTATCAATTTTTAAATGGTGTTGATTTAAACTTATCTTTATTTCATCATAGTCGGAAGGTGCTAAGGCCCAAAACTTTTCAATAAATCGAGGCTGAAATCCGTTTAAAGAGGAATAGTTTCGTCTAAATAAAGGGCTTGCCATTGCGATATAGTTGTCCGCAAAAAAATACCCGTCAGAGAACATTTGTTTTTTAAATTTAGAATTGAGCAGCTTATAGTCAAAAAGTCCATCTTTATCAGGGACAATATCATCATTCAATCTTAAGAAAATATCAGTTGATTCAACCACAATGCCTGATTTTTGGGTATATTTAAAATCCTGTTCAGTTAATTCGATATCTTTATTTTCAGCAAAACGTATAAAATCCATTATTAATTTTTCACTGTCTTGCAATACCTTTTTTTCCTCTTCTTCAAGCTGTTTGATATGGTTTTTCTTAAAATCGGACATTTCACTCATAATTGCTCTTTAGTCATTAAATGCCTTGTAAATTACAATTCCTTTTGGTTTTGATATTCCATTATCTTAATATACTTTTTTATTTCTCCAATCACAAAGCAATCCCCTAGAAGTAAAAAGATCATAAAATAGGGATAAAGCTAAAAATTTCCTATATTGATAAAAAACATAAATGGCACCTGCATATCATTCTATTTGACTGACAGATAGAAATATCACGTAAAGTATTCGATGCCGATAAATATCTTGAGGTATTTTATAAGTCTGAACGATAAAAAATATCGATTATTTTTATGATTATTAACCGCTAAAATTAGTTACTAATCAATTAATATCATATTTCTGAGTTTCCGGTCTTGTACCCATAATCGAAAAAATATCGAAACATTTAACCATTGATTAGAGAGAATTTCAAGTCTTTTTAATTAAAATTTAACCTAAAATTATAAATAGAATCTATTAATTTACTTCTCAATGATTGTTATGAGTTTTACCATCATTGCGATTACTTTTTCCTTAGTAAGAGGAATAACATTATTAACAATGGTGTATCCTTCAACAAAAGGGATAAGAAAACTTACGATTTCTTCAGGCTTACTGCAAAATATAGAGACCAGATCGATCATCCACAGGCAATAGGTTTTATAATATATTTCCACAGCGTTTTGCAATTCCTTATTTCTGGATGCTAAAGTCCATATTTCTTGAAACATCAAAGTTTGGTGACTGGATCTTCCGTCAATCAGTAACATGCTCAAAACCTTTTCCAGGAAACCTTTTTTATCCGGTGTGCTGTCCGCTGCCAAAAGTGTGATAGCTTGAGTCAGTTCTTTCTTGCAGCTTTCAAAGAAAAATTCCACTGTGGCAATTAAGAGAAGATCTTTATCTTTATAATAATACTGGAGATTACTTAAAGACAAATTGGCGTTTTTAGCTACTTTCCTCATAGAAAGATTTTCTGCCCCTTCCTTTATTAGTATATCTATTGTTGTAGACAAGATTTGATTTAATCGCTCTTCTTTTTTATCCATTCTGTAAAATTAGAAAATAAAATATTAAAATATTTTTTATTTAGGTCGGATGACCTATATTTGCAATAGGTCATTTGACCTATAGTTAATTTTTAAAATATTTTATTATGGAATTACAAAGAAAAAGAGTTCTGATTGTTGGCGGCTACGGTCAAGTAGGAACCAACATCGCACGTTTGATCAGAGAAGCTGACAATACCATCGAACTTATTCTTGCTGGTAGAAATCCCCAAAAAGGAGAATTGCTGGCTAAAGAATTAACCCACGCTGACACAGCCTATATAAATCTGGAAAAAGGTTTTAATTTAGCTCAATTTAGAAAAATTGACCTCATCATATCAGCTTTGGATGACCACAGTAATATTTTAAGGGAAACGGCTATTCTAAATGGTATTGCCTGTATTACGGTAAGCGAATTGGCTGACCAGATTTCTACTACAGCATTTCTGAGTATGCATAAAACGATTTCTGCCCCGATAGTATTTGCCGGGCATTGGCAGGCAGGATTGTTGACACTAGTTGTAAAGCAGATAGCTTCTGGTTTTAGTAGGATCACCCAAATAGAAACTGCAGGACTGTATGATGAAAAAGATCCCGTCGGACCATTGGTTACAGAAGAGGTTACTGGCTTTGTTGGTAAAGCACTGGTCCGTCAGGATGGAAATTGGCTGTATGTGGATTCAAAAAATAATGCAAGATCGATCAATCTTAATGGTGGATCATCAGCGATAGGTCATCCTATGAGTACCCTCGACGTTCCAAGCATTGCCGCTTTTACGGGCGCCCGCAATATTCGGTTTGATTTCATTGTGGGGGAATCAATTGGCAGCAGTAAAGGTTTGGCAGCTTCGCACGATCTATATATTGAGATAGAAGGTATCTTGTTATCCGGCGAACGAAAAAAAATTAGGACTATAGTGTCCGGACCAAAAGGTAATTCTCATATTACCGCTGTCGGTGTATATTTGATCGCAGAGAAAATTTTAGGACTTAATAGGCAATCTGCGCAGGAAATAGGAGGTCTCTATCTTCCCGAAACTATCCTCCCATCAGACAATATTATCAGCCGTTTGGCAGAATTCGGAATTCAAACTATTGAAGAGAATGTCTAATAATCACTATCGATACGCTACAATTTAAAATGAAAAAAATATTAATAATTACTGCTCTAATCCTTGCCATTTCCAATGTTAGTGCCCAAACAAAAAATAACAATCTAAAACAACAGACAAAAATGAATAATACAACAATCCTACACACAGCCAATGAATTCGTATCAAAAGGCGATTATGAAAGTTTTTTAGCTTATTGTACCTCTGACACAAAATGGGTATTTGTAGGCGAGCGTATCCTTAATGGGAAAGAAGAAGTTCGGGCTTATATGAAAGAGTTCTATAAAGAACCACCGGTGTTCAGTGTCGAAAAGGCAATCGAAGAAGGCAATTTCGTTATGGTGACAGGGGAAATCCGATTAAAGAGTAAAGAAGGAAAGTATGAGTATTTTGATTATTGCGATATCTGGCGATTCGAGAATGGCAAAATAGCAGAGCTCAAAGCATTTGTTATTGAGAAAAAACCTTCGGGGAACATTTAATTACATAATTTTATATTTTTCATAAAAAAGCATATTTCTTTGAGTAAATGTTATAATGGATCTACCAGACCATAATTTATAAAAAATGTCAATTCTGCCACTTTTCTACAATTAAACTGGATAATTTCCGAACAAAAAAATATTTAGTTGCTTAAATGTTTTTTTTAAATTTAAAACTTAGACACACTTAAAAAGGATGCATTATCATAGCACATTATCAGAATTATATGATCGTCTGTTTGTCAATCTATCGGTAAAATACAAAAGGGTGACATTTTGCCGGACGAGATGATTAATAGCCCGAATGACAGACGCCGATGATTGACGTTGCTTATAAGACCTAGTAATATTATCTTAGATAAAATTCACAGATTTCAAAAGGAAATGAAAAGCATCGATTGAGAACAATATTACCAGCCTCTTTCTGATCTGCATATCACAGCACTTTCGATTATTTCGTGTTATGATGGTTTTGACCTCACGCCAGTATCTGTAACAGACTATGTGCAAATTATTGAGGAAAGCATAAAAGACATTTCTGATATCAAATTGAATTTCCACGGAATAACCACCTCCCGAGAAGCGGTAATGATACAGGGATTTCCCATGAGTAACGGTCTTGATAAATTAAGAAGCCAACTGAGAAAAAATTATGGATGTTCAACTCTACAACAAAGCATCGATTCAAGATACAAACTATCGGCGGCACATATTACCGCAATGCGCTTTTAGAAAATACTGAAATCACCTGGTAGCTTTGCGTCAGTACTGCAAAGCTATCGGGAAACCGACTTTGGCGAAATGCAGGCAGAATCCGTGGATTTTGTACATAATGACTGGTATCAGAACAGTACGGTTGTTAAAACGCTTCATCGCTTCACTCTATAAAAAGTCTGAAAGTATAACAGCGCAAAAAAACTATCTTTTTGAAAAAAAGTGACAATTGGATCTTCTGGTTTTGCAGTCTGGTTTTTGATGGAAAACTTTTCCGGTTATAATGTGGAATCTGTGTAATTTTGCTTTCAATAAGAATTCTGGATGAATTTCAAAGTATAGGTTGAAAGCATTTTGAAAGTGACAAAAATTAAATTGATACAATGCATAAATTGGGGAGTAACCATGGTTTTTAACAAAATTATATATCGTTTAAAATGTATAATCAATTAGAAAAATATTTTAAAGCAAGAATTGAAATTGATGATAAGACACTGTCTTATATTTCCTCATATTTCAAATTTAAAAAGACCAAAAGAAACGAATTTCTTTTAAAAGAAGGGGAGATTTGTAAACATTTCTATTTTATAAATAAAGGTTGCATACGACTTTTTAACATTAATAAGGACGGAGAAGAAGGAACGAGATATTTTCATTTTGAGGATGCTTTTGGAACCGCGTTACCAAATCTTATCAGTCAAAAACCATCGTATGAATTTATGCAGACTATTGAACCTTCGGAGTTGCTGGTCATCAACCGTGAAGATTACTTTCATTTGGTTGAAATTGTTCCACAGTTCGCTATCGTTTACAGACAGATTTTAGAATTGGCTTATCTCAAATCCCAGGAACGTATTTACTGTTTTCAAAGTTTAGAAGCCATAGAAAAAGTTCGTTGGGTTTTGACCAATCAATCAAAATGGTTGACAAGGCTATCAAACAAAATGGTTGCATCGTATTTAGGTCTCACCCCTCAAACATTAAGCAGATTAAAATCAAAGCTGTAAAAATGTGAACATAGGACAATGTTTACAAAAAATACTCTGGTCATCTTTGCACTTTAACAAACAATAAAAAAGTTCAAATATGATTTTGGTAACTACGCCGACAGGCAACACAGGTTCAATGATTCTGCAACAATTAGTAGAGCGAGGACAACAGGTGAGAATTTTTGTCAGAAATCCTGAAAAAATATCGGCTGACATATTAGAAAAAGTAGAAGTTGCCACAGGATCTCTGCTGAATGAATCTGAATTTACAGAAGCATTACAAGGATGCGAAACGCTCTATTTTTGTGTACCTCAGAGCAACACACAAGAAGACGTAAATGCCTATTATGAAAACTTCGCCAACGTGGCTTCAAACGCAATTAAAAATGCAGGTACACGAAGAGTTGTTTATTTGTCAAGCGGTGGGAAGGAAAGCAATTTGCAGGCAGGTCTTATAACAGCACTCCATAAAGGCGAAGATATTATCATCCAATCAGGAGCATCAGTAAGAGCATTGCGCTGCCCTGTATTTGAAACCCTTTTGTATCAGATTACATCTCTAAAAAAAATCGGAGTGTTCTCTTTACCAATTGACGGAAATTATAAATCTCCACAAATCGCTGTA
Coding sequences:
- a CDS encoding NAD(P)H-binding protein, which codes for MILVTTPTGNTGSMILQQLVERGQQVRIFVRNPEKISADILEKVEVATGSLLNESEFTEALQGCETLYFCVPQSNTQEDVNAYYENFANVASNAIKNAGTRRVVYLSSGGKESNLQAGLITALHKGEDIIIQSGASVRALRCPVFETLLYQITSLKKIGVFSLPIDGNYKSPQIAVKDIASKAVEFLIDKTWTGVEGFAVQGPAKISYNEIALQMSELTGKPVHFQQVSKEDYIKTLLEEHHTSEAFAVSLTEMLTAISNGLYDTEPRTKTSSTPTPIKEWLSESLVPKIL
- a CDS encoding YoaK family protein: MFRHKGKARTYTHNLKLASILSTVAGIVNIVGVLAVHVLTTNVTGHFAFFSEQLFLKSYSAALIYLYYILVFLLGAFISGLIAESSAKRRSHISYSIPLIIEISIMLSISFSSFLSNSGIQSLSIVISSALLFAMGLQNALVTRVSQSVVRTTHLTGLFTDLGMDLSKLFFFKEKSESIKLNRSIFLKLIIIGCFFFGSMLGGFGYRYFELKTLFIPVFFLLLALWYDRILFRFYTLKRKFKHLE
- a CDS encoding Crp/Fnr family transcriptional regulator → MYNQLEKYFKARIEIDDKTLSYISSYFKFKKTKRNEFLLKEGEICKHFYFINKGCIRLFNINKDGEEGTRYFHFEDAFGTALPNLISQKPSYEFMQTIEPSELLVINREDYFHLVEIVPQFAIVYRQILELAYLKSQERIYCFQSLEAIEKVRWVLTNQSKWLTRLSNKMVASYLGLTPQTLSRLKSKL
- a CDS encoding ATP-binding protein, with product MWNYKILSYFLFTFLFLTIKAQVSFDYFSVSRITQDDGLSQGSNYFRYEDKKGFMWITGNDALNRYDGSSVKVYNLNYYFENCPALQQAYGFAEDENNLYIGSTRGLYIYDYKKDAFTLIDISKNISKKKTVIPVGFSDHKIWCFNLDYQILSYNTATKKIKLEAELPIAPLKSIHVYDNNSLAVYQKMPFIDEGQNICFITKNQVLTYNIKTKKISLPFGISNDEVFYCAAHNKDTKLLYIGYSKGIYVLNNQYKLVKEVNEINHKKLSSVNMISIYSNFIALRSENNGLYFCNTTFSKIKVLKEDYQRSFSYSFDRIGRLWMCDDGQGQIILNFKGTLLKNSNDIQNELKNIFKDTGVGNISEAENGDFVVQGIYSLNAKTNQLKLSQNRNYMNINVFFDKLKKENWCSYKINDDTAVIKMADDKSNHKIIIRKPDFFVKNIAFPQGFKPILSSSEGVFWVNIQDEKLEKITGLPNQSNFVVNILSNNRIAISYLNNDMILAKINSENNIQVLGKVLPSVQSFYIQEDEKKHQYWVGTNEGVFLLDKKFKVLKHFDSNNGLSGTYIYGILLDDSGTVWCSHQHGLSSIDKKNFHIVNYDKTDGIQHWDYNNRSFYKGRDGTMLFGGVNGFNYFKPPLKFENFYKPEIYFDEIKVNNIRFNTKKGINQITEINLENDENNISIKALVKDLENGNRQRLMYRFKNLDAKWKAVTHKNPLVLSSLSPGQYDLEFGIYNKFSQTITPQKKLFIHIKKAFYQTFWFWAFLGGSIIGGIILAFTRWKLMKQKHYYHQQLALEMQRGKITADLHDDIGATLSSLQINSAVAAAFLEKNDLPEAKSILNKIQQQSKNLSENIGEIVWSLKPKKDELMTLSTRIRNFANEILGSTDIYYSITIDEAVDAEITDITARKNLMLITKEALNNAAKYSKSTEVFIIFKIFGDEYILEIKDNGIGFNPEEKKGNGIHNMKKRTEEMHGRFELSVRNGTCIKICIPKSRD
- a CDS encoding TetR/AcrR family transcriptional regulator, whose amino-acid sequence is MDKKEERLNQILSTTIDILIKEGAENLSMRKVAKNANLSLSNLQYYYKDKDLLLIATVEFFFESCKKELTQAITLLAADSTPDKKGFLEKVLSMLLIDGRSSHQTLMFQEIWTLASRNKELQNAVEIYYKTYCLWMIDLVSIFCSKPEEIVSFLIPFVEGYTIVNNVIPLTKEKVIAMMVKLITIIEK
- a CDS encoding nuclear transport factor 2 family protein, with the protein product MKKILIITALILAISNVSAQTKNNNLKQQTKMNNTTILHTANEFVSKGDYESFLAYCTSDTKWVFVGERILNGKEEVRAYMKEFYKEPPVFSVEKAIEEGNFVMVTGEIRLKSKEGKYEYFDYCDIWRFENGKIAELKAFVIEKKPSGNI